A part of Candidatus Bathyarchaeia archaeon genomic DNA contains:
- a CDS encoding helicase-related protein: MAGKEPSVDYGQRFPSVPDDGVENQAQKATEKRPEPKLPIFSILDSIEFSEHFVIIGDVGTGKSTVTPIREYELCKGKRQIIIREPSRAACNALFYSLQALHPELEHELAVITKDTKINLGGKIKIVTDGVLLRMLAENSIHDSSIYFDESHQMTSQLELCMSLAKKEEASAGNLFRVMSATIDAKEFLPFLGISKLYRISGRRYHVTLEMELADDLDGMFKTLSHYFDSQPRDESWLVFLPTRRLVEKYASSYGGVYIHGGLEGSEVNRMQHRAEQDKNLRIFATNVIASSVNIYVDNVLIFDDVIDSKDKLGQKTLHYNKIDNNSLLQMIGRIGRFKPGRAVILTDAPLPKKINPIPVRKALENETPFDLVLLMSKYGLKLPELEFMSKVDHREVAFAENWLVEIGAIDRHTRRATWKGLLMSEIPYEPDFSHMISTALISGDYDVARYLLASGSFGDSLNHAYKSDAEGQARRLLYSFDRSNELNVKAHLLKGYAEDSDGSFVSKLITNGLFTGFVEEAWKNHEAAREVLNDLLRSSKKKPIPQEVVVDVDVIKLKPYLENCLSFERFRPDERNSHDLSEMSIEGQFFARALTINYKRILFDIVGVNSSGKRRHQTRV; encoded by the coding sequence TTGGCTGGCAAGGAACCCAGTGTTGATTATGGCCAGCGTTTTCCATCCGTCCCAGACGATGGAGTGGAGAATCAAGCGCAGAAAGCGACTGAGAAACGGCCCGAACCAAAACTCCCAATCTTCTCAATCCTTGACTCGATAGAATTTTCGGAACATTTCGTAATCATCGGGGATGTCGGCACAGGAAAGAGCACTGTAACTCCGATTCGCGAATACGAATTGTGTAAGGGGAAAAGGCAGATCATTATCCGCGAGCCCTCAAGGGCTGCCTGCAACGCTCTCTTCTATTCGCTCCAAGCGCTTCATCCAGAACTAGAACATGAACTCGCTGTCATTACGAAGGACACTAAGATCAATCTAGGTGGCAAGATCAAGATAGTCACAGACGGTGTCTTGCTGAGAATGCTGGCCGAGAACTCGATTCATGATTCTTCAATCTACTTTGATGAAAGCCACCAGATGACGTCCCAGCTGGAACTGTGCATGTCACTCGCGAAGAAGGAGGAGGCGAGCGCAGGGAATCTGTTTCGGGTCATGAGCGCCACAATCGACGCGAAGGAGTTCCTGCCCTTCCTGGGCATCTCGAAACTCTACCGAATTAGCGGTCGCAGATACCACGTCACACTCGAGATGGAGCTGGCAGATGACCTTGACGGAATGTTCAAAACCCTGTCACACTATTTCGACTCGCAGCCCCGCGATGAATCCTGGCTAGTCTTTCTCCCCACAAGGCGCCTGGTCGAAAAATACGCCAGCAGCTACGGCGGCGTCTACATTCACGGAGGCCTCGAAGGCTCCGAAGTCAACAGAATGCAGCACCGAGCCGAACAGGACAAGAACCTGAGAATCTTCGCAACAAACGTAATCGCTTCCTCAGTCAACATTTACGTCGATAACGTGCTGATATTTGATGACGTGATCGACAGCAAGGACAAGCTAGGTCAAAAGACGCTCCACTACAACAAGATAGACAACAACTCGCTACTACAGATGATAGGCAGAATCGGCCGCTTCAAGCCAGGCCGCGCCGTCATCCTCACCGATGCGCCCCTCCCAAAAAAGATCAACCCGATACCAGTGCGCAAAGCTCTCGAAAACGAGACCCCCTTTGACCTGGTACTCCTCATGTCCAAGTATGGCCTCAAACTCCCAGAGCTAGAGTTCATGTCAAAGGTAGACCACCGCGAGGTCGCCTTTGCAGAGAACTGGCTCGTTGAAATTGGAGCAATCGACCGCCACACCCGCAGAGCCACCTGGAAGGGACTCTTGATGAGCGAAATCCCATACGAACCCGACTTCTCACATATGATCTCCACCGCTCTAATCTCTGGAGATTATGACGTGGCAAGATATCTCCTAGCCAGCGGCTCTTTCGGTGATTCCCTCAACCACGCTTACAAATCAGATGCCGAAGGCCAAGCTCGCCGGTTACTGTATAGCTTCGACAGATCAAACGAGCTCAACGTCAAAGCCCATCTCCTAAAAGGATACGCCGAAGATAGCGATGGGTCATTCGTCTCAAAACTGATCACGAACGGACTCTTCACCGGATTTGTCGAAGAGGCGTGGAAGAACCATGAAGCAGCCAGAGAAGTGCTGAATGACCTCCTCCGTTCATCAAAGAAGAAGCCCATACCCCAGGAAGTCGTAGTAGATGTCGATGTTATCAAGCTCAAGCCATACCTCGAAAACTGCTTGTCGTTCGAAAGGTTCCGCCCAGACGAAAGGAACAGTCACGATCTAAGCGAAATGAGCATCGAAGGGCAGTTCTTCGCAAGAGCCCTGACGATAAACTACAAACGCATACTGTTCGACATAGTTGGGGTGAATTCTTCGGGTAAGCGTCGCCATCAAACCAGAGTATGA
- a CDS encoding post-COAP-1 domain-containing protein encodes MVRQAIRIAVLFILVLSSISMLRGVHAANPGSGTLDTTNQSLTWTGANYVTAANADPSTCPPSADPLNVLCDHFFLNINLASNFWTTHTGTVTITITWPSGSNDFDLYIYRQSDGQLVGSSTLGGGETQEQVVLVSPIPGMYEARITPFLVTMSSYSGSAALSFTNGGPVPNPTFPTGGLSFGPATIVDPQRTEGEPLVHIDQFGNIWESGPWGFSTGQGFVAKSTDQGDSFHIVSPDGLRPNITPVGGGDSDIITDDQGFAYFADLEGLGNVAVAVTNDGGNNWKTQLVAAQNTAVDRQWLAVDNGPTSASSDNTIFLTYRQAVQGSQILSSPGSTGTTDVTGGLVFTNAGTGTVPQFVATGAPCGRLTFDPVLRYLYLPCLRSDHVEITRAHVNLSQRTGLTYTTLAAPVSPGGAVGHLFASLTTDQAGNVYVVWVDTKNNNVYLSSSTNAGNTWSTPLQVNGDPANTNIMPWAIAGISGTVDIVFYGTSTRGDPNSFPSWLNNRQAATTVKWFPYLVQVQGATTTPTIYQVQASEHPTDYGQICTQGLGCTVSGGDRTLADFFSVAIDANGAARIIINDLTNQHHGAALFELTQTAGPSAIGTTLTPANPNIATGVTDPAGDAQVPHYSPAGAGANQQALDLLSAQLSRPDISHLTVTLQLANLASLLPPTGSNGIVWLTRWQFLSAGDGGEESYRIFYMGANSTAGQTPIFFAGSGTSAAPTTGIPPGDGCVTTSPQNCKIIVYPNEKVETGTINTLTGILTITTPLADIGSPILGDTLFSVTALTFGHITHNPILQDADATRAFDYVLGQTTMPTNCPAGTTCKVTGGGFIFVDQQQNHGSFSIEVKVDQSGRIKGKVGYQDHATGLDFRTALITSAFFNGNTVTIQGTGTANGTTTNFQITVQDNDNPSGQDTFSIQLGTGYSKSGVLQGGTIEIH; translated from the coding sequence TTGGTTCGGCAAGCTATCAGAATCGCCGTTCTGTTCATCCTAGTTCTATCCTCGATATCGATGTTGAGAGGGGTTCACGCTGCTAATCCTGGCTCTGGAACCCTCGATACAACCAATCAATCTCTCACATGGACCGGAGCAAACTATGTTACAGCGGCCAATGCAGACCCCTCGACATGTCCACCTAGCGCTGACCCGTTGAACGTTCTCTGCGACCACTTCTTCCTTAACATCAACCTCGCCAGCAACTTCTGGACAACTCATACCGGCACAGTCACGATAACGATCACCTGGCCGAGCGGCTCCAACGACTTCGACCTCTACATCTACCGCCAAAGCGACGGCCAACTAGTCGGCTCCTCAACCCTCGGAGGAGGCGAGACACAAGAGCAGGTTGTCCTCGTCAGCCCTATACCTGGCATGTACGAGGCTCGAATTACTCCCTTCCTAGTCACAATGTCCTCCTACTCCGGTTCCGCAGCCCTCTCCTTCACCAATGGCGGCCCGGTCCCCAACCCGACCTTCCCCACAGGCGGCCTCTCCTTCGGACCAGCCACAATTGTCGACCCTCAGCGGACAGAGGGAGAACCATTAGTTCACATCGACCAGTTTGGGAACATCTGGGAATCAGGACCTTGGGGCTTCAGCACCGGCCAAGGCTTTGTCGCAAAATCCACAGACCAGGGCGATAGCTTCCACATCGTCTCGCCAGACGGGCTGAGACCCAACATCACACCAGTCGGAGGTGGAGACTCCGACATCATAACAGACGATCAAGGATTCGCCTACTTCGCAGACCTAGAAGGTCTCGGAAACGTCGCCGTCGCAGTCACTAACGACGGAGGAAACAACTGGAAAACACAACTCGTCGCCGCACAAAACACTGCCGTCGATCGACAATGGCTCGCAGTAGACAACGGCCCGACCTCAGCGTCGTCCGACAACACGATCTTCCTTACTTACCGTCAGGCTGTCCAAGGCTCCCAGATACTTTCCTCACCAGGTTCGACTGGCACAACCGATGTGACAGGAGGACTGGTTTTCACAAACGCTGGAACAGGAACGGTCCCACAATTCGTTGCTACTGGTGCCCCATGCGGACGCCTAACCTTCGACCCTGTCCTACGCTACCTCTACCTGCCCTGCCTTCGATCCGACCATGTCGAAATCACCAGAGCGCACGTCAACCTGAGCCAGAGAACCGGCCTAACCTACACCACCCTCGCAGCGCCGGTCAGTCCTGGAGGAGCAGTAGGACACCTATTCGCCTCCCTAACGACAGACCAGGCAGGAAATGTCTACGTCGTCTGGGTAGACACAAAGAACAACAACGTCTACCTCAGCAGCTCCACCAACGCGGGCAACACCTGGTCCACTCCACTACAGGTCAACGGGGACCCAGCGAATACCAACATAATGCCTTGGGCAATAGCCGGAATATCTGGTACCGTCGACATCGTCTTCTACGGAACCAGCACTCGGGGGGACCCAAACTCATTCCCGTCATGGCTCAACAACCGCCAAGCAGCAACCACGGTCAAATGGTTCCCCTACCTGGTCCAAGTCCAAGGCGCGACGACTACGCCTACAATCTACCAGGTCCAGGCTAGCGAGCATCCCACAGATTATGGCCAGATATGCACTCAAGGCCTAGGCTGCACGGTCTCAGGAGGAGACCGCACACTCGCAGACTTCTTTTCAGTAGCCATTGACGCCAACGGCGCAGCCCGCATCATCATCAACGACCTCACAAACCAGCACCACGGGGCAGCGTTGTTCGAGCTTACGCAAACAGCAGGCCCGTCAGCAATCGGAACAACACTTACACCTGCAAATCCAAACATCGCCACCGGCGTAACTGATCCAGCAGGCGACGCCCAAGTGCCCCACTACTCCCCGGCAGGAGCAGGCGCCAACCAGCAAGCGCTAGACCTATTGTCAGCTCAGCTCTCACGCCCAGACATCTCCCACCTCACCGTGACACTTCAGCTAGCGAACCTCGCCTCCCTCCTGCCGCCCACAGGATCCAACGGGATAGTTTGGCTGACCAGATGGCAGTTCCTCTCAGCAGGAGACGGGGGCGAAGAGAGCTACCGAATCTTCTACATGGGAGCTAATAGCACAGCGGGCCAGACCCCAATATTCTTCGCAGGCTCCGGCACATCTGCAGCCCCAACCACTGGAATACCTCCAGGCGATGGATGCGTCACAACTTCCCCGCAGAACTGCAAGATTATCGTCTACCCGAACGAGAAGGTTGAGACAGGCACCATCAACACGTTGACGGGAATCCTCACGATAACCACTCCACTAGCCGATATCGGAAGCCCCATTCTTGGTGACACTCTGTTCAGCGTGACAGCCCTAACCTTCGGTCACATAACTCACAACCCCATTCTCCAAGACGCCGACGCGACGCGCGCCTTCGACTATGTTCTAGGCCAGACCACCATGCCTACCAACTGCCCAGCGGGTACCACGTGCAAAGTAACAGGGGGAGGCTTCATCTTCGTCGACCAGCAACAAAACCATGGAAGCTTCAGCATCGAGGTAAAGGTCGACCAGTCTGGAAGAATCAAAGGAAAGGTCGGCTACCAAGACCACGCAACGGGTCTTGATTTCAGAACAGCTCTGATAACCTCGGCCTTCTTCAATGGCAACACCGTAACGATCCAAGGAACAGGCACAGCTAACGGGACTACAACCAACTTCCAGATCACCGTCCAAGACAACGACAACCCAAGCGGGCAAGACACCTTCTCTATCCAACTCGGAACAGGATACTCAAAGTCCGGAGTCCTCCAGGGAGGAACCATAGAGATTCACTAG
- a CDS encoding nitroreductase family deazaflavin-dependent oxidoreductase, with protein MSDWNAGVIQEFRKNKGKVGGNFEGAPLLLINHTGARTGKSRTNPVMYLKDGHRYLVFASKGGAPTNPDWYHNLKAHPEVKIEVGNETIEVRAEELIGSEREKIYARQAKLYPQFAQYQKQTKRIIPIIAFTPKAKR; from the coding sequence ATGAGCGACTGGAACGCCGGCGTTATTCAGGAATTTCGCAAGAACAAGGGAAAGGTAGGCGGCAATTTCGAGGGCGCACCTTTACTCCTTATCAATCATACCGGTGCCCGCACTGGCAAATCCCGGACTAACCCGGTGATGTATCTCAAGGACGGCCACCGCTATCTGGTATTCGCCTCGAAGGGAGGAGCTCCCACCAATCCGGACTGGTACCACAACCTCAAGGCACACCCCGAAGTCAAGATCGAGGTCGGGAATGAGACGATCGAGGTGCGCGCGGAGGAACTTATCGGTTCTGAACGCGAGAAAATCTACGCGCGACAAGCCAAGCTCTACCCGCAGTTCGCCCAGTACCAAAAACAGACCAAGCGGATCATCCCTATCATAGCGTTCACACCCAAGGCCAAACGATAA
- a CDS encoding gamma-glutamylcyclotransferase family protein: MATDRVKIFFYGSFMDLEVLRTLGVGPKTFETAELKNWNITFSPMATLVPSEGDSVYGTITELSQDEVRVLYARDDLKHYNPVDITVATKGNKRVPAQCYVSKPGTTEKPSVEYLQRVIHAAESLGFPPA, from the coding sequence TTGGCGACTGACCGTGTCAAGATTTTCTTCTACGGATCCTTCATGGATCTGGAGGTCCTGCGGACCCTCGGTGTTGGGCCGAAAACATTTGAAACGGCAGAATTGAAAAATTGGAACATCACCTTTTCTCCAATGGCCACCCTCGTCCCAAGTGAAGGGGACTCCGTCTACGGCACGATAACAGAACTATCCCAGGATGAGGTTCGGGTGTTATACGCGAGGGACGACTTGAAGCATTACAACCCTGTAGACATCACCGTTGCGACAAAAGGGAACAAGCGTGTGCCGGCGCAATGCTATGTTTCGAAACCCGGTACAACTGAGAAACCATCGGTCGAGTATTTGCAGCGAGTCATTCATGCCGCGGAAAGCCTAGGTTTTCCCCCAGCCTAG
- a CDS encoding nuclear transport factor 2 family protein: MEQSVESQSGPAMKYFDHWSKKEYQASARYLAENLSFKGPIDTFNNSKDYLQALSKLAPIVVEVKRKKTFVDGSDACFLYDLVTSTPAGTVPCAEWIHSEQGKVKAIQVFFDARPFAAMFAPQ; the protein is encoded by the coding sequence ATGGAACAATCAGTCGAGTCACAGTCCGGACCAGCAATGAAATACTTCGACCACTGGTCAAAGAAAGAGTACCAGGCCAGCGCTAGGTATCTCGCCGAAAACCTCTCCTTCAAGGGACCGATCGACACGTTCAACAACTCGAAGGACTACCTGCAAGCCCTAAGCAAGCTCGCGCCCATCGTTGTCGAGGTTAAGAGGAAAAAGACCTTCGTAGACGGGAGTGATGCATGCTTCCTCTACGACCTCGTTACCAGCACCCCAGCAGGAACAGTTCCATGCGCAGAATGGATCCACTCCGAGCAGGGCAAAGTAAAGGCGATTCAGGTCTTCTTTGACGCAAGACCCTTCGCGGCAATGTTCGCTCCCCAGTAA